TGCTTCTTGCCATAGAAAAGCTTCAGACCTGAGAAGAAAAGCGAGCAATGACAAGCACAACGCCCAGTGGCTTCCCAAAATTTCAAGAGTTTATTCTCTATCCCCCGCCCTCCCAACTTCTCTTATACTTACTGGACAGATGCTTCTTGCCTGCACGGTGGGCTGTCAGCATGGCCAGGGTGTCTAGTACTGGGCGATGGGGGCAGATGGCACAAGCAAAGCTAGGGAAACAAGAAGAGAAGTGaatgataagtgtgtgtgtgttgtgtgttcgAGAGCCTGCAGTCGGGTTGTGAATAGGTCTTACTTCTGTCACAGCACTCCGCCAACTCCCAGGTTTCCCCATCTCCACCCCTTCCATGTCACTTTAAGCCAAAGAATCCTACTATACTCCTGAACTCCTTAGAAATAAAAGTTTGTTGAGCCTCTGATTCCCGAATCCCCAGGCTTGATCCACTCTTCGTTCTCACCGTCCATCCCGTAGCATCAGTGCCTCATCCTCAGGGATGTAACTAGCCAGCAAGTCCCCAACTCTCCGTTTCTGCAGGGTGCAGGGGTAGGAGAAATGAATAAGAGGGACGGATGGAAATGAAATGATATGGAGAAAGAGTCAAATGGCACGGGGCCATGCAGATCACAGAGTAGAAGAAGAGGACACTACTCAGTTCTGGTCCCCTAACCTCCTCCCCTAGATGTCGTCAgagcaacaaaacaaatcaacagaGCGGCTGAAGGTGATCAGACTCTCACTAGGGCTTACTTTGAGCACATTGAGCTGACTCCAGTCGTCCCCTTCCCTCTTAAAAGACATCGCGACTGTGAGAATATGATAAATTCTCCTACGCCTACTTCGTTGCTCCTTTGGGCCACCGTAGGAAGAGTAAACAATCGCCTTCACTGCTTCCGGTTTCTTGGGGTTGAGTCTGTACTTCCGGTGATGCCTTTCCATGCATGCATCGCGCGAGCCGGAAGACCCGCCTCCAGCACCCTGAGGGATCTTGCATTTCCTATGATACTTTGAGGACGCTGTGCCTTTTGGGAAATGAAGtcttttggttatttattttattttatttttttgaagagCACACTGCTCACCTGGACACAAGCCCTCACATCTCGAAGGATCCTGGTGTTCCGAGACCCAAGATTCTATATGTGGAGCCGGAATTCCAGGGTGGGGCCCTCCTGATGTGGAGCGAGGCTTCGGGGATCTCAGTGGACTATATACTGCAAACTCTTGTAGTCCTCAGGCTCGTCCTCCTCAACCACAACCTACCTGGGGTGGGCCTTATATGGAACTGAGAGGATGTGGGGTCTCCCGGCGTCCCGACTGTTGGATGTGGAGATACACTGAGGGAAGAGTTTTGATGAGTGTGTCTAGGGTTCAAAGGTCAGAGATCGGGCTTTtgaggagttggggagggggcGTCGAAAGTCAACCGGGTCAGCGACTGACAACTCAGGGAAGATATTTCTGGGTAAGGGGCTTGAGGAAGGAGAAATGTAATCTGCCTGGCAGACTTCTTAAGATACGGACTGTGGCTCCAAGCTCCGTAAGAAGCAGCAAGAGGAGGTCGATGAATTGCAGTCTCCCGAGAGTGGGGAGACtgaagagagacgagagaagagagaaggagttCTCTGAATATCCATTCCTTGGGTTCGGCCCTTCACTGTTACTTAGCTGAGCTTTCCTCAGTTGTGACCCTAGGTCTTGGCAGTGAGGAGATGGCTTCTCCCTCTAGACAGCCTCCCCTCGGGGGGTCAGGGCTGCTGCATGGGAGCCGTGCTCGTTCTTATGGAAGCCTGGTACAATCCTCCTGCTCCCCAGTGAGAGAAAGACGCCTGGAGCATCAGTTGGAGCCTGGAGACACCCTGGCTGGATTAGCACTCAAATACGGGGTGACGGTGAGTCTTCCAGGATTGAGATAGTCCTCAGGAGAAAGTGGGTGACCCTCTAAGCAGCCTCCCCTGACATTATTCAAATTCTattatggtctctctctctctctctctctctctctctctctctctctctctctctctctctctctctctctctctttttttctttcttattttgctttcacatctACTGAGACAGATCAGACCATcccagtgggaggagcagctccTGTGGATTGTGCGGGAGGTGGGTGAGGGGCGGGGCTTAAAGCGATTAGCCAGACCTTGTGTCCCTGTCAACTTAAGACTCATAAACTAGTTTGATCAAAGTCAATCACTTGAGTGTGACTCTAAAGCCCATACAATTAGCCAtgctggggggatggggggggggcggtgatgTAGTGACTAAACCTTtacagcaaggaaggaaggaagagtagaACCCCCAAGGTGCCTGTCTGTAGTTCTTTCCACTCCAGGGCTCTGTTTTCTTTGTGCAGAGGCACAAAACAAGTACCCTCTGCATACTTCAAGTATTTCAGGTCATTCCTAGGATAGGTTTGACGGGCATAAAAATATCTTGCATTCAAGTTGCAGCCttcctgtctgtatgtctgtatcttTTGCCACATACAAACAAATGTTGGATTTAGACAAATTCCCATGCTCCTCTCCTTAAAGCACAGGCAACCCTTTCTGGAGACAAAGCATACATTTGTCAATGTGCTTGTGTAATTTAAATTCTCATGAGGAGTAGAGAAGAAACTGTGGTGTAAAGAAtgttcatgggctggagagatggctcagaggttaagagcactggctgttcttccaagggttctgagttcaattcccagcaaccacatgatggttcacaaccatctataaatgagatctggttccctcttctggcctgcaggtgtacattCAGACAGAACACTgtctacataataaataaataaatcttaaaaaaaaaaaaaagaatattcacaAGGGGTGGGAGATCTAGAACTATTAATGGTTGCTTGGAAGTGGGAGTAGATATTATttggtgtggggttttttttggtgggggtgggggctggggggagggtaGATTTTCTTGTCAGTATGGCCTGGAACTTCTGGTGTTCTTGCATCGTGACTGCTAAGATTAGGAGTGTGACAACCACACTCTGAGGGGCAGGCTTAGGAGTGCCATCACCATGGGCCTTGAAGACCTAGAGACTTCCCGTTCTGTGTTCCCTACAAATCTGTTCCATCCAGTTGCTTGTATCCAGCAGTCTCCAAGCTCTTTAAGAGCTGAACTGGTTTCCTTTCAACTTTATGCTTCTAAACCCTAGCATAGCCTCAATCACAATGATTGAAAGCTGCCAGGGAATGGCaatgcacccctttaatcccaacactctagtggcagagacagggggatctctgagttcaaggtcagcctgatctacagagtgaattttagcacagccagagctatacagagaaaccctgtcaaaaaaaaaaaaaaaaaaaaggaaaaagaaaaaagtctgaaagccaggcttggtggtctAAGCCAGACTGATGTTGGCCCTCAGGACGctaagtcaaagggatacagagttccaggccaactccACATATAACAAGACCTAGGGAACTGGAGTTGaaagtgtagttcagtggtagaatgccgAAGAGAGACAAGGTTAGACCCTTCCTGTGGGGGTTAAATAGACACAGTCCTCAAATCCTCATTTGGATTCAGTGAGGAGTCACAGGGAGTTGCTATGCCAGCTAGAGGGTTAATAGATTCCTTTTTCTAGATATTAAGAGAAAGACGTGGGCATGAAAGAGGAAGAACAGTTACATATGGCAGTGGTGGGCATGAGTAGGAGGAAGCATATGTAAGgggtttatttacttattattggAGGCCTGCTAGGGGTCCAGCCTAGGtctgcacatgctaggcaagcgttCTACCATGGAGCTACAACTCTAGACCACCAGGATTCATTCATTGATTATCATTGgtcagggtctcagtatgtagttTAATTGGCTTCATACCAagagacctgtctgtctctgctttccaagtgctggggttagagataTACACTATtagctgggagtggtggcacatgcctttaatcctagcactggggggAGGAGggtcgggggagggggaggcagaggcaggtagatctctgaatttgaggccaacctggtctacagagtgagttcaaggacatccaaggctacacagagaaaccctgtctcaacaactacaacaacaacaaaagcactaCCATATTTggcttagctttttaaaatttttatttacaatttgtttttagtgttttgtttgcatgtatatctgtatgccATGGgggtgcctggtgcccatagaggtcagaagatcacctggaactggagttacagactgtagttgtcttcagacacaccagaagggggcattggatcccattacagatggttgtgagccaccatgtgggtgctaggaattgaactcaggacctcgggaagagaagtcagtgctcttaaccaatgagccatctctccagcccccacctcaataatttttaaaaatgtgaaggtATCCTAAGACTAAAAAgtatgaaaattataaaacaagatTAATATCACCTCTTTATGTTTTAGCTAGTTTTTTATGGAGTCAAATAAAATTGTACAATTACTTAAAAACTAAGTTGGTGGCCTAGGAAGATGGTTCATTTGTTAACTCAGTAGTGCTTGCCACACATTCTTAAGAAACCCTATattggggttcctgggtgtgtgggggagggaatgggggaaggggattacatttgaaatgtaaataaaatatccaaaaaaaaaaaaaaaccgtataGCAGCCTCCAGGCGTTGCCCCCAAATACATGTGTCTTCATCtacacacaccaataataaaaGTTTGGGATACTAAGCCAGAACTGTTTTGAGAGTTGCCTGACCCCATGGtgcaaaagaagggaaaagactGGAGGTGCTGTGTGAGATTGGTGGAGTTTACTGTCAGACATTGAttttggctgattttttttttaaagatggaacAGATTAAACGTACAAACCGCCTTTATACTAACGACTCCATCTTCCTGAAGAAAACCCTCTACATCCCCATCGTGACAGAGCCCAGAGACCTATTTAATGGTTTGGATTCTGAGGAGGAAAATGATGGAGAGAAAGAGGTACACCCAAGTAAAGATGAGATTggttcatcttcagggaagaGGAAGGATCAAAGGTCAGGCTCAAGTCGGCCCAGTGTTGCAGGCCTCCAGCCTCACCAGGAAGCCTCCACACCCAGCCAAGACCTTTCTGCCTCTGATTTCCTTAAGAAGCTTGACTCACAGATCAGCCTGTCAAAGAAGGCTGCTGCCCAGAAgctgaggaaaggggaaagagggtGAGTCTCCAGCTGTTCCCTGTAACTCCCTGCATAGACCCCCTTCTTTTAGCTAGTCACAAACTAATGAGTAACCAAAGTGCCTGAAGAGGCAAATGGATGCCTTTCTCCCCATGTGGTCCCCAAAGCAAGAAAGAGCCAGTGGCATCTGGAATGGGGTAAGGTGGTGGGGAAATAGGTTCTGTGGATTCTGTGTTCTCACTCACTAGTGTAAGGACTGTGAAGAAGCATTAGGAATAAGAACTTTCTAGAAGATAGGGAGACTCCACCCAACTTGTGAAACAAAGGGaggcagcccctccccctccccgcccccacctaCTCACTTGGTCCACCCTCAGGTTCTTGCCTTGatttgttgttctctctctcccttccctcatcTGCAGGGTACCTGAGGAGGATACAGGTCTCTACCCTAGCTCCCCTCGGATGCAGCAGCGAGCAGTCCTAGGTCCTGTGCCCCTCACCCGAACATCTCGGACTCAGACACTGCGGGACCAGGAGGATGAAATCTTCAAACTCTGATGTCCCCAGAACTGATGAGGaagcaggatgctgaaggaacagCTCAAGGGGGAGAGGAGTCCGAGGTGAGGCTCAACAGCAGAGCTCCCAGCCTGCCTCGCTCCTCTCCAGCCATCTTGCCCAGCCTCTTTGTCAAGATTTCCTCAGCTGGAGACACTTTTTGGCAAGCGTAGGGGCTGGGAGCAGACCCCTTCCCAGTTCTTGGGCTAAATCTAGAATTATCCTTCAGATTCAAAGGTTCTTCTAAGCCCTCGATGTCCCTTTGTTCACTCCCTGGCCTTAGAGCAGGGAAACAGAGACCTCTCCCCGTCTCCAGTGAGCTTACCTAATTTATTTGGTGCTATATTGAAGTAATATTTATTTGCTATATCTAACTCCTTTCTCCTCTTAGCTGAGAAAAGGGGGGGAATTTCCATATCACTGAAGACAGGGAAACCCAGAACCATAGGTGAAGGTGGTTGGCTGCTGGCCTCCCACCTTCCTCGAAGGATCGAAGAAGCAGCCTGTTACTGAGGCCAGAGAGTTAGTGACGCTCACCACAGGGTGGCAGACTGCACTGAGTCTTTCCCCACTCCCAAGGTAAAGGGTAGGGGCTTAGTTGTAACTGAGAATTCCCTACAGCTTTTTCCACCTCTTAGCTCTGAGAGAAGGCCGTGGCGTAGGGTACTGACTAAGcacccttcttcccactcctctcctcAGCGCGTGGTGGGGCTGAGTGGAAGATGGTTTGGGTTCAAGGATAGTTACAGAAGTGTGTCTGTTACACACCCTAGCCTGCCTATGCCTTGGTCCTCACTTCATATTTATCTGTAATCTGTACCTGATCTGCAGTACAGCTTGTCTTTtgtaggcatggtggctcagtaGTTCTAGGAGTCTGCTGTGTTCAGGAGTGGGGCTAGGTGAGATAAGTGGTGTTTCTAGACCTCTCCTCTATATTTAGCTTGAGTATGGATCTCGAGAAATTAAACAGTGAGCCCTGTGCATGTTTTAGTGGTTTTATTTCCCCTGtgcctcccttcccccagctcctTCTAGAAGCTCTGGACGTTTGTCTGCTGCCTCCAACTCTAGGAGGTCCAGGGGGTCTCCTAGGGCCACCTTCCTGCGTCTGGCCTTTAGTGTCCCCTTTCTTGGGTTTGCGGAGAAGGAGGATCCTCTGTCCTGGGTAGCCCTCCTGGGAGAATCGAATCTGAGTTTCACTTCTTCTTCAGTCAGCTGTTTCCTTTActggaactggatgggagagccgCCTCACTCGGCTCAGTCTTACTTTAGTCCACCAGCAGTTTGTGGGTGAGGGTGGCCTTGGTGTCAATAGCACTCTTGGGAGAGAATGAAGCCAGGGGATTGAGAAGCATTTGTGCAGGGTTAGAGAGCCCGATGTGTCATTTCCCGGTCAGTCATTTTGCCAAAGTCCAGTGTGCTGAGCTCCGGAGCCTCAGAGCCTCCCCTCATCTAGCAGCTTCCGGAGCCCATCACAGATCTTGCCGAGGTGCTGAGTGAAGTCAGGCCCATAGAGGGCAGCGAGCAGGTCAGGGTCAGAGTAGTGATCAAACACATGTCTGATGCGGTCATGTGACTTGGGTGTGAGGTGGTGCTCCACCAGCTCCAGCAGAATGTCCCGGCACTCGATGAGCAGACCTGCTAGCACGGCAGCCTCAAAGGTGAAGTCCACCTCACCAAAGCTCAGTGCGGTCATCGCGCCCTGCCGTAGCTTCTGGCGGAATCGCGTAGCCAGAGCCAGCTCCCCAGGGCCGAAGCAGCCACTGCGGTGCAGCACGGCCACCTTGACAGCTACCTTGATGAGGTCTTTGATCACCCGTTGTGCCTTGGGCCGGCTGTGCGTGTATTCTTTAGAGACACGGTAAAGCTCGTCTAGCACCTCGCTGCTGGTCTCGTCAATAAAGAGATGCGCCACGGACCGACCAGCCATTTTACTCAACAGCTTCTTCTCCGCCTGTAGTGCCAGACTCTTTGAGCTGAAGTGTTCCATGGTGCTTGGGGTCGGTATGTGGTCAGTCACTAAAAAAGGCAACGGGCTtcatgagaaaaaagaaaagaaatgtcttttcctCAACTCCACTGCTCTGCCTGCTTTGTCTTCCCTCTCCCCTGGGCCCCTCCATCCTGTAGGCCTTGCTTCTGCTTTTTCCCTTTAGTGCTGTAAACAAGACATCTGTGTCTCCAAAACAGCCCGGAGGAGCAGGGAGAGGCCTGGCTGGAGGAGTGTGGGCATAGCTGGAGTCTTAGGGCAGGAGGTTATGCAAGGGTGGAGAGAGGTGCACAagcctctctgtgttcccaggctTGAGAGCCAAAGCTCATGTCAGTGGGGCTACCATAAAGTCTTAAAAGAAGTGAGAGATATAGGGTCTCCAGAATTATAAATAGaacatttggctttttttttttttttgagaacctactgtgtgccaagtgCTTGATATGAACTGCCTCGGTTTACCAACTTCATAAGGGTGATAGCCCTATTTTACAGTGAGAAATCTCCAGGCTAAaggaattcttttttgtttttggttttcaagacagggtttctctgcataagcctggctgtcctgaaacttgctctgtagaccaggctagcctcgaactgagatctgcctgcctctgcctcctaagtgatcggattaaaggtgtgtgccaccacctctggGCAAGGCTAAGAGATCTTAAACAACTTGGCCTAGTAAATGATGAAAACTGACTTCAAGGAGCGGAGAGATGGTTCGGCTCACAGAtgctcacaatcacctataactccagttccagggagacccaacacctctggcctctgctcacacatacataatacataacaaACAAATTGTGAGGAAAAATATAGGCTACAAGTCAAATAATCCCTCCAGAGTCGCTCTCCAACAAAGAGTGCTGCCAGTCACGGCCCACTGAGGGTGGCTGGGGCGGCAGTAGTGGTCTCAGGCTGGCTAGACGAGCAGAGGCTTTCTTTCCTAGTGGTTTATCCTGTGCCTAAGGACAGGGTCTTCTCGCTATGGTCCTTGACTGTGCTTCTTCTGGTTGTTTTGCTTCTTACTTCCCCCTCCCCGGCTCTGCAGGATGTGGTTCGTGACCGCAATGAGGAGCAACCTCACCCTCTCCCTCAAATGAACATAGGGGTCTGCTCGGAGGGAGGATAGCCAGGGGCCTCTCTCCCTTGCCGAATCACTCCAATGGGAACCTGCCATCTTGATTTGTTTCTGCTTTGCCCCCTAGACAGTCCTCCACAGTGGCGGTGACTGCTCCATAGGAGCCGGCCGGCATTCCTTCCCGACTTGCCCTCCCCTTACCTGGCTCTCCATTGCCCCTTTTGCCATCTCCAACTATGTCCCCAGTCCTCTCAGGGTAGCTATGTCACTCACTCTTTTTGTCCCAGCCTCTATGTGACCCCCATGACCGCTAGCCTAGCTAAGCTTTCACTTTTGCGCCTCCGTACTTCCACGTCCGAAGGTACTCTAGATCTCCAAGTCTCTTGTCATACCCCATGTGCACCTCCATCCCTCAGCTCTAGACTCAGCCCCCCTCCCAAGCCAGGCCTCGCTCTCAGATAGCCTTGCCCTCTCCACTAAATACACTAAAATGGTTCTGGGGAGATAGGAGGAGACCCAAGAATTCTACCAGCGAGAGTTTCACAAAACGGAAAGAAAGGTAAGGGTGAAAGGGTCGGGATATGTCGTCAGTGTCACCGCAAAACCTGCCCTCTGTCATTGCCAGTCTCTCACCTGCTCTGTGCTGGGTGCCAGTCTTGCCTTGGATGTTTCCGAGAGCTAGCAGAATGGAGAAGCTCCTAAGAGGCCCTTTGGTCCTAGCCCCACCCCAAGCCCCGCCTACCTACTCTCCACCTCCGGTTCATCACCACTGACACCAAGAAGTCCAGTGTCCCAAGAACAGCCTAGAAACAAGACAAAGGTCAAAAGGAATGGAATTCTGTAGGAAGCACCAACTCTGAAGTGGCAAGGATGGATCACACAGCTCCACCTAAACGGTCTGCTTCTTTCTTGCCGCCTAATATTCTTGTGGTACTGAGAACCGTACAGAATCCAGATTTTAATGTGGGAGTCAGTGAGGGAAGGACTAAAGATCATCAAGTAGTTAAGTAGAATAGCATTATACAAGCATCTTCAGGCCCTGGAAGGTAAGATTGTAACAGACTGCCCCAGCCTTCAGTACCCGCAGGAGGTAGGTGCCAAGGTTAGTGCTGCTGAGCCATACGTGAGCAGTAGGTGTCAGCATCGAACCAAAACGTTAGAGGACCTAGTATAGAGTTTAACAGCTATTAGAGGGCCTGGGAAATGTGGGCAGTCTCCAGTGAGGCAAaactacacctttaatcccaggaccctggaggcagagacacgcggagctctgagttcaaggccagtctggtctacagggtgaactccagaccagccagggctgcatagtgaaaaTTTGTCCTGGAAaaacaaccacctataactccaactccagaaattccagtgttttcttctggcctccagagtcACCTGCATAAATACTGCCCATGAACATACACTtgggcacacacagacacccaaaTCTTTACAGAGACTAATTATATAGCTTTCTTCAGCACAGGATGAGAACCCAAAAAGAGGCCTTGGGATTCAGCCATTTAAAAAACTGAtttaccaggcagtggtggcacacgcctttaatcccgggcacttgggaggcagaggcaggcggatttctgagtttgaggctagcctggtctacagagtgagttccaggacagccagggctacacagagaaaccctgtctcgaaaaacaaaaaacaacaaacaaacaacaacaaaaaaactgatTTGGAGGCccccagagagatggctcagtgacttgTTGATCTTCCAGGTGACCtgagttttattcccagcacctatattggTGACTCATAACCACTAGTTAGTTCCAGTGGATCTAATaccttctggtctccttggatacctacacacatgtgaaatacacatacatataagcaataaaatcttttttaaaacgtatttaatgtgtgtgtgtgtctgtctgtctgtctgtctgtaggccAGAGGGCAATTTCTGATGTCATCCTCAGGAACCTGGTCTGGTTCACTTTCTTTGAGGCATAGTCTCACTGGCCTGTCTCAGAGTTTCTCTTGCCACGGCATTGGGGAGGCAAAggaaggcaggtctctgtgagttcaagaccagtctggtgtACATAGTAAATAATGAGTGATTTCAAGAACCtatctcctggaactcactctgtagaccaagctggccttggattcacagagatccccctgcctctgcctcctgagtgctgggattaacggtgtgcaccaccacctccctgctaatttttttttcttaaataaataaaagtccatGCAAATGAGGACTCAG
Above is a genomic segment from Arvicanthis niloticus isolate mArvNil1 chromosome 4, mArvNil1.pat.X, whole genome shotgun sequence containing:
- the Lysmd1 gene encoding lysM and putative peptidoglycan-binding domain-containing protein 1 encodes the protein MASPSRQPPLGGSGLLHGSRARSYGSLVQSSCSPVRERRLEHQLEPGDTLAGLALKYGVTMEQIKRTNRLYTNDSIFLKKTLYIPIVTEPRDLFNGLDSEEENDGEKEVHPSKDEIGSSSGKRKDQRSGSSRPSVAGLQPHQEASTPSQDLSASDFLKKLDSQISLSKKAAAQKLRKGERGVPEEDTGLYPSSPRMQQRAVLGPVPLTRTSRTQTLRDQEDEIFKL
- the Tnfaip8l2 gene encoding tumor necrosis factor alpha-induced protein 8-like protein 2; its protein translation is MEHFSSKSLALQAEKKLLSKMAGRSVAHLFIDETSSEVLDELYRVSKEYTHSRPKAQRVIKDLIKVAVKVAVLHRSGCFGPGELALATRFRQKLRQGAMTALSFGEVDFTFEAAVLAGLLIECRDILLELVEHHLTPKSHDRIRHVFDHYSDPDLLAALYGPDFTQHLGKICDGLRKLLDEGRL